Proteins encoded by one window of Cystobacter ferrugineus:
- a CDS encoding alpha/beta fold hydrolase, protein MPSAFEPLIVDAHGLALHASQRNASGSPAVLFLHGWLDHAHSFDFLAEHLPDTWRLVLFDLRGMGRSAWLPRPASYQFGDHLVDVEAVLRATGLEAAHFVGHSLGGIIATAYAAARPERVRSLTLIESLGPQAGPPDKAVSRLRGFLEDLERPPHRKVYPHVAAAAARLRESNPDLSGPVAIHLARHGTEPVEGGVSFTFDPTHRRRFAQAFDEAQWLALSAAVSCPVQLLLGAQGLRFDEERTRVRLDALRLARPPQEIPGGHHVHMDSPEAVARALVDFIPP, encoded by the coding sequence TTGCCTTCCGCCTTCGAGCCGTTGATCGTCGATGCCCACGGGCTCGCCCTCCACGCGAGCCAGCGCAACGCCTCGGGCTCACCCGCCGTCCTCTTCCTGCACGGCTGGTTGGACCACGCGCACAGCTTCGACTTCCTCGCCGAGCACCTGCCGGACACCTGGCGGCTGGTGCTGTTCGACCTGCGTGGAATGGGCCGCAGCGCGTGGCTGCCGCGCCCCGCCAGCTATCAGTTCGGCGACCACCTCGTGGACGTGGAGGCCGTGCTGCGCGCCACCGGGCTGGAGGCGGCGCACTTCGTCGGCCACTCGCTCGGAGGCATCATCGCCACGGCGTATGCCGCCGCGCGCCCCGAGCGCGTGCGCAGCCTCACCCTCATCGAGAGCCTCGGCCCCCAGGCGGGCCCGCCCGACAAGGCCGTGTCCCGCCTGCGCGGCTTCCTGGAGGACCTGGAGCGCCCACCCCACCGCAAGGTCTACCCCCACGTGGCGGCGGCCGCCGCGCGGCTGCGCGAGAGCAACCCGGACCTGTCCGGCCCCGTGGCCATCCACCTGGCGCGCCATGGCACCGAGCCCGTGGAGGGCGGCGTCTCCTTCACGTTCGACCCCACCCACCGCCGCCGCTTCGCCCAGGCCTTCGATGAGGCCCAGTGGCTCGCCCTGAGCGCCGCCGTCTCCTGCCCGGTGCAACTGCTGCTCGGTGCCCAGGGCTTGCGCTTCGACGAGGAGCGCACCCGCGTGCGCCTCGACGCCCTGCGCCTCGCCCGGCCTCCCCAGGAAATCCCCGGTGGCCACCACGTCCACATGGACTCACCCGAGGCCGTGGCCCGTGCCCTGGTGGACTTCATCCCTCCCTGA
- a CDS encoding bile acid:sodium symporter family protein gives MSLLSRVRPDSFTLALAGTVVLATLLPLRGPAVPLFDAVTNAAIALLFFLHGARLSREAVLQGAANWRLHLVVLASTFVLFPLLGLALRWGLRDWLAPELGLGVLFLCLLPSTVQSSIAFTSLARGNVAAAVCSASASNLLGVVLTPVLVGLLLNQRGGGISGEAVGAIFAQLFVPFVTGHLLRPWLGAWVGRHRAVLALVDRGSILLVVYTAFSEAVVNGLWSQLDARDLGVLGLVCAVLLAAVLGLTTWFSRRLGFSREDEIAIVFCGSKKSLASGVPMAGVLFPPATVGALVLPLMLFHQLQLMVCAVLARRYARTWSRVASQDISS, from the coding sequence ATGTCCCTCCTGTCCCGAGTCCGACCCGATTCCTTCACCCTGGCGCTGGCCGGGACCGTGGTGCTGGCGACCCTGCTGCCCCTGCGGGGTCCCGCGGTTCCCCTGTTCGACGCGGTGACGAACGCGGCCATCGCGCTGCTGTTCTTCCTGCATGGCGCCCGCCTGTCGCGCGAGGCCGTCCTCCAGGGCGCGGCGAACTGGAGGCTGCACCTGGTGGTGCTGGCCTCCACCTTCGTGCTCTTTCCCCTGCTCGGGCTGGCGCTGCGCTGGGGCTTGCGCGACTGGCTCGCGCCCGAACTCGGGCTGGGCGTGCTGTTCCTGTGCCTCTTGCCCTCGACGGTGCAGTCCTCCATCGCCTTCACCTCCCTGGCGCGCGGCAACGTGGCGGCGGCGGTGTGCAGCGCTTCCGCCTCGAACCTGCTCGGAGTCGTCCTGACGCCCGTGCTGGTGGGGCTCCTGTTGAATCAGCGCGGGGGCGGCATCTCCGGCGAGGCGGTGGGGGCCATCTTCGCCCAGCTCTTCGTGCCCTTCGTGACGGGACACCTGCTGCGCCCGTGGCTCGGCGCCTGGGTCGGGCGCCACCGCGCGGTGCTGGCGCTCGTCGACCGGGGCTCCATCCTGCTCGTGGTCTACACCGCGTTCAGCGAGGCGGTGGTCAACGGGCTCTGGTCCCAATTGGACGCGAGGGACCTCGGGGTGCTGGGGCTGGTCTGCGCGGTGCTGCTCGCGGCGGTGCTGGGGCTCACCACGTGGTTCAGCCGGCGGCTGGGCTTCTCGCGGGAGGATGAGATCGCCATCGTCTTCTGTGGCTCGAAGAAGAGCCTGGCCAGCGGTGTGCCCATGGCGGGCGTGCTCTTCCCCCCGGCCACGGTGGGGGCCCTGGTGCTGCCGCTGATGCTCTTCCACCAGCTCCAGCTCATGGTGTGCGCGGTGCTCGCGCGCCGCTATGCCCGGACGTGGTCTCGGGTGGCGTCCCAGGACATCTCCTCCTGA
- a CDS encoding Coq4 family protein, which yields MSDTQTLSLPDNASLFTRMRVARQCLEVLKNDPANPTCGQLINICLDLNVYASLVQQLQRSEDGRHLLSKRPSLQGKELDLAALERLPEGTLGHEFARYFRDNKIFPFETTLELKNDIDFIGKRYRETHDLLHVLTGYATDVMGEMELQAYALGNLGIRTAAFILLFSSFEHLKAPQSGVGRSEYLRRVRAAYRRGRASPQFLGFPFENHWETPVATLSARLCAPRERLN from the coding sequence ATGAGCGATACCCAGACCCTGTCCCTGCCCGACAACGCCTCCCTGTTCACCCGCATGCGCGTGGCGCGCCAGTGCCTGGAGGTGCTCAAGAACGACCCGGCGAATCCCACCTGCGGCCAGCTGATCAACATCTGCCTGGACCTCAACGTCTACGCCTCGCTCGTCCAGCAGCTCCAGCGCAGCGAGGACGGGCGCCACCTGCTGTCCAAACGCCCTTCCCTGCAGGGCAAGGAACTGGATCTGGCCGCGCTCGAGCGCCTGCCCGAGGGCACGCTCGGCCACGAGTTCGCGCGCTACTTCCGCGACAACAAGATCTTCCCCTTCGAGACGACGCTCGAGCTCAAGAACGACATCGACTTCATTGGCAAGCGCTACCGCGAGACGCATGACCTGTTGCACGTGCTGACGGGCTACGCCACGGACGTGATGGGCGAGATGGAGCTGCAGGCGTACGCCCTGGGCAACCTGGGAATCCGGACCGCGGCGTTCATCCTGCTGTTCAGCTCGTTCGAACACCTCAAGGCGCCGCAGTCCGGCGTCGGGCGGTCCGAGTACCTGCGGCGGGTGCGGGCCGCGTACCGCCGGGGCCGCGCATCCCCGCAGTTCCTCGGCTTCCCGTTCGAGAACCATTGGGAGACGCCCGTGGCCACGCTCAGCGCGCGGCTGTGCGCCCCCAGGGAACGGTTGAACTGA
- a CDS encoding Gfo/Idh/MocA family protein: MEKSLRLGLLGAARITPFAIMRSLPAVPTVRATAMAARDATRAHEFARRHGIPKVHTSYQALIDDPEVDAIYNPLPNSLHAEWTLRALDAGKHVLCEKPLASNESEAVRMAEAARRNGRVLMEAFHYRFHPLMARVLEVLRAGEIGRIEHVHTAMCIPLPLRNDIRFRLDLAGGATMDVGSYALHMLRTVTGKEPKVSSARATLRSPGVDRAMEADFTFEDGSTGSMECSLWSRKLLKICIQVRGSEGWLRVFNPTMPQLYHHLTVVSRGHKRRERMKSEGTYTHQLRQFASVVLSGATPLVTLEDSIANMRSIDAVYRAAGLEPRAHEKAVPTQQDSAGRVG; this comes from the coding sequence ATGGAAAAGAGCTTACGTCTCGGCCTGCTGGGTGCGGCTCGCATCACGCCCTTCGCCATCATGCGCTCGTTGCCCGCGGTCCCCACCGTGCGCGCCACGGCGATGGCCGCGCGCGACGCCACACGGGCCCACGAGTTCGCCAGGCGCCACGGCATTCCCAAGGTGCACACGAGTTATCAAGCGCTGATCGACGATCCCGAAGTCGACGCCATCTACAATCCGTTGCCCAACAGCCTGCACGCCGAGTGGACCCTTCGCGCGCTCGATGCCGGCAAACACGTGCTGTGCGAGAAGCCGTTGGCCAGCAACGAAAGCGAGGCCGTGCGGATGGCCGAAGCCGCGCGCCGCAACGGCCGCGTGTTGATGGAGGCCTTCCACTACCGCTTCCATCCGCTGATGGCGCGGGTGCTCGAGGTGCTGCGGGCGGGTGAGATCGGCCGCATCGAGCACGTGCACACGGCGATGTGTATTCCGCTGCCCCTGCGCAACGACATCCGCTTTCGCCTCGACCTCGCTGGCGGCGCCACCATGGACGTGGGCAGCTACGCCCTGCACATGCTGCGCACGGTGACCGGCAAGGAGCCCAAGGTGAGCTCGGCGCGCGCCACGCTGCGCTCGCCCGGGGTCGACCGCGCCATGGAAGCCGACTTCACCTTCGAGGATGGCAGCACCGGCTCCATGGAGTGCTCGTTGTGGTCGCGCAAGCTGCTCAAGATCTGCATCCAGGTGCGCGGCAGCGAGGGCTGGCTGCGTGTGTTCAACCCCACGATGCCGCAGCTCTATCATCACCTGACGGTGGTGAGCAGAGGCCACAAGCGCAGGGAGCGGATGAAGAGCGAGGGCACCTACACCCACCAGTTGCGGCAGTTCGCGAGCGTGGTGCTGAGTGGTGCGACGCCGCTCGTCACGCTCGAGGATTCAATCGCCAACATGCGCTCGATCGACGCGGTCTACCGCGCCGCCGGGCTCGAACCCCGTGCCCACGAGAAGGCCGTGCCCACCCAGCAAGACAGCGCCGGGCGCGTCGGGTGA
- a CDS encoding alpha/beta hydrolase — protein MKQAANPFHPELQRAARLIPNVTMTRRALAVVRFLSRFQRKPRAPEDMAVEDVRVPGPAGAPPVRVRTYRSRKVQGPTPALLWIHGGGYVIGQPEQDDVLCAEFARELGILVVSVDYRLAPEHPFPAPLEDCYAALRWLFAQAGALGVLPERIAIGGASAGGGLTAALAQLAHDLKEVRPAFQLLVYPMLDDRTATRTDIDGTNHRAWNQGSNVFGWSSYLGREPGGAQVPVHAVPARREDLSGLPPAWLGVGTCDLFHDEDLVYARRLEAAGVPCDVVVVPGAFHGFDIITRGAGVARDFRGTFTAALRRALFPVPGVAESAKAG, from the coding sequence ATGAAGCAAGCCGCGAATCCGTTTCACCCTGAGCTGCAACGCGCCGCGCGCCTCATCCCGAACGTCACGATGACCCGGCGGGCGCTCGCCGTGGTGCGGTTCCTCTCCCGCTTCCAGCGCAAGCCCCGCGCCCCCGAGGACATGGCCGTGGAGGACGTACGGGTGCCCGGGCCCGCGGGGGCGCCGCCGGTGCGCGTGCGGACCTATCGGTCTCGGAAGGTCCAGGGACCGACACCGGCGCTCCTGTGGATTCACGGAGGCGGATACGTCATCGGCCAGCCGGAGCAGGACGATGTTCTTTGCGCCGAGTTCGCGCGTGAGCTGGGCATCCTCGTCGTCTCCGTGGACTACCGGTTGGCACCCGAGCACCCCTTCCCGGCACCGCTGGAGGATTGCTACGCGGCGCTGCGGTGGCTCTTCGCCCAGGCGGGGGCTCTCGGCGTCCTCCCCGAGCGCATCGCCATCGGCGGGGCGAGCGCTGGCGGGGGGCTCACGGCGGCGCTGGCTCAACTGGCGCACGATCTCAAGGAGGTTCGGCCCGCCTTCCAGTTGCTCGTCTACCCGATGCTGGACGACCGCACGGCGACGCGCACGGACATCGACGGCACGAACCACCGTGCCTGGAACCAGGGCAGCAACGTGTTCGGCTGGAGTTCGTACCTGGGACGCGAGCCGGGTGGCGCGCAGGTACCGGTGCATGCCGTGCCCGCGCGGCGCGAGGACCTCTCGGGACTGCCTCCGGCCTGGTTGGGCGTGGGCACCTGCGACCTCTTCCACGACGAGGACCTCGTGTACGCCAGGCGTCTGGAGGCCGCCGGAGTGCCGTGCGATGTCGTCGTGGTGCCCGGCGCCTTCCACGGCTTCGACATCATCACCCGCGGCGCCGGGGTAGCGCGCGACTTCCGTGGGACCTTCACGGCCGCGCTCCGCCGGGCCCTGTTCCCGGTGCCTGGCGTCGCGGAATCCGCGAAGGCAGGCTGA
- a CDS encoding 3-oxoacyl-ACP reductase has protein sequence MADQLMKLAHHPLTGGLVRALGLPSPTPLARASGGYTARPFADRTVLLGGAPGGFATTEGRRALQGGGAAVLEALPTEEGRAVDGVLFDATGLASPADARALHDFFHPVVRRLARNARVLVLASLPEEAGAPAAAAIARGVEGFVRSLGKEVGRRGVTANLAYVARGAEVRLEGPVRFFCGVHSTYVSGQAVRVTPAVRAPEAVPLHAALAGKVALVTGAARGIGAATAERLAQEGARVVCLDVPALREALGATAKAVGGESLALDVTSPDAPARLVAALKERHGGVDVVVHNAGITRDRTLAKMTSQEWEQVLAVNLAAILAADEALLGQGALRDGGRLVYLSSISGVAGNFGQANYAATKAALIGYVAALAPRLASRGICANAVAPGFIETAMVAKMPLLTREVGRRLNALSQGGQPRDVAELVTFLSTPGAFGLTGNTVRVCGQGLIGA, from the coding sequence ATGGCTGACCAACTGATGAAACTCGCCCACCACCCGCTGACGGGCGGGCTCGTGCGGGCGCTGGGGTTGCCCTCGCCGACGCCGCTCGCGCGTGCCTCGGGAGGCTACACGGCACGGCCCTTCGCGGACCGTACGGTCCTGCTCGGCGGGGCGCCCGGAGGCTTCGCCACCACGGAGGGGCGCCGTGCGCTCCAGGGTGGCGGGGCGGCGGTGCTCGAGGCGCTCCCGACGGAGGAGGGGAGGGCGGTGGACGGGGTCCTTTTCGATGCGACGGGCCTCGCCAGCCCCGCGGATGCGCGCGCTCTCCATGACTTCTTCCACCCCGTGGTGCGGCGGCTCGCGCGTAACGCACGGGTGCTCGTGTTGGCGTCCCTGCCCGAGGAGGCGGGAGCGCCGGCGGCCGCCGCCATCGCGCGCGGGGTGGAGGGCTTCGTCCGCTCGCTGGGCAAGGAGGTGGGGCGGCGCGGCGTCACGGCCAACCTCGCCTACGTGGCGCGCGGGGCGGAGGTGCGCCTCGAGGGACCGGTGCGCTTCTTCTGCGGCGTGCACAGCACCTACGTCTCCGGCCAGGCGGTGCGCGTGACGCCGGCCGTGCGCGCGCCGGAGGCGGTGCCGCTGCACGCGGCGCTCGCGGGCAAGGTGGCGCTGGTGACGGGCGCGGCGCGCGGCATCGGCGCGGCCACCGCCGAGCGGCTCGCCCAGGAGGGCGCGCGCGTGGTGTGCCTCGACGTGCCGGCGCTGCGGGAGGCGCTCGGGGCCACGGCGAAGGCCGTGGGGGGCGAGTCCCTCGCGCTCGATGTCACCTCGCCGGACGCGCCGGCGCGCCTGGTGGCGGCGCTGAAGGAGCGCCACGGCGGGGTGGACGTGGTGGTGCACAACGCGGGCATCACGCGTGATCGCACGCTGGCGAAGATGACGTCCCAGGAGTGGGAGCAGGTGCTGGCCGTCAACCTCGCGGCCATCCTCGCCGCGGACGAGGCGCTGCTCGGCCAGGGGGCGCTGCGCGACGGGGGGCGGCTCGTGTACCTGTCTTCCATCAGCGGCGTGGCGGGCAACTTCGGCCAGGCGAACTACGCGGCGACGAAGGCCGCGCTCATCGGCTACGTCGCGGCGCTCGCGCCCCGGCTGGCCTCGCGCGGCATCTGCGCGAACGCCGTCGCGCCCGGCTTCATCGAGACGGCCATGGTGGCGAAGATGCCCCTCCTGACGCGCGAGGTGGGCCGCCGCCTCAACGCCCTCTCCCAGGGGGGCCAGCCAAGGGACGTGGCGGAACTGGTGACGTTCCTCTCCACTCCCGGGGCCTTCGGGCTCACCGGCAACACCGTGCGCGTCTGCGGCCAGGGGCTCATCGGCGCCTGA
- a CDS encoding cysteine hydrolase family protein has protein sequence MTPPRTLFAMAGAPAHPSPLDRAALVLIDIQAEYTAGALPLAGVDAAVAEAARLLDLARRHGVPVVHVAHHGTPGGLFDPQGPGSAFVPAVAPIDGETVVTKGLPNSFAGTHLHDRLKAIGRPELIIAGFMTHMCVSATARAALDLGYRSTVVAAATATRDLPDPLGGVITAAELQRAALAALGDRFAVVVGNHRAWV, from the coding sequence ATGACTCCCCCTCGCACGCTGTTCGCCATGGCCGGCGCCCCGGCCCACCCCAGCCCGCTCGACCGCGCGGCACTGGTGCTGATCGACATCCAAGCGGAGTACACGGCCGGTGCCCTGCCGCTGGCCGGCGTGGACGCCGCGGTGGCGGAGGCCGCCCGCCTGCTCGACCTCGCCCGCCGCCATGGCGTGCCGGTGGTCCACGTGGCGCATCACGGCACGCCCGGCGGCCTGTTCGATCCGCAGGGGCCGGGCAGCGCCTTCGTCCCCGCCGTCGCCCCTATCGACGGCGAGACGGTGGTGACCAAGGGCCTGCCCAACTCCTTCGCCGGCACCCACCTGCACGACCGGCTGAAGGCCATCGGTCGGCCGGAGCTGATCATCGCCGGCTTCATGACGCACATGTGCGTGTCGGCCACGGCGCGCGCCGCGCTCGACCTCGGCTACCGCAGCACCGTGGTGGCCGCCGCCACGGCGACCCGCGACCTGCCCGACCCGCTGGGCGGAGTCATTACCGCCGCCGAGCTTCAGCGCGCGGCGCTGGCGGCGCTGGGCGACCGCTTCGCGGTGGTGGTGGGCAATCACCGGGCCTGGGTGTGA
- a CDS encoding LysR family transcriptional regulator: MDWDDLRVFVALARAGSLSAAARALRVSHATVGRRVAALEETLGQALFDRRADGYALSAEGAAVLELAQGMDERALAILRRAGRDAGLTGTVRLTATEAVAERFLIPRLAPFRRRHPGIDLEVLIDSRSLSLARREADVAVRLARPRVGELVTRRLATMAYGVYVAPGGDADAWVGYDDSLAHLPEAQWLARIASGGRIALRTNGPAAQLAAVRAGFGKAVLPRWFAEEEGGLIALPPPAPPPVREAWLVVHRDLKDVPRVRALFDHVAATFEAERARLE, encoded by the coding sequence TTGGACTGGGATGACCTGCGTGTCTTCGTGGCGCTGGCGCGGGCGGGCAGCCTGTCGGCGGCGGCGCGGGCTCTGCGGGTCAGCCACGCCACCGTCGGGCGCCGTGTCGCCGCCCTGGAGGAGACGTTGGGCCAGGCGCTGTTCGACCGCCGCGCCGATGGCTACGCGCTGAGCGCGGAAGGGGCGGCGGTGCTGGAGCTGGCGCAGGGCATGGACGAGCGCGCACTCGCCATCCTGCGGAGAGCCGGCCGCGATGCCGGGCTCACCGGCACGGTGCGGCTGACCGCCACGGAGGCGGTGGCCGAGCGGTTCCTGATCCCACGGCTGGCGCCGTTCCGCCGGCGCCACCCCGGCATCGACCTGGAGGTGTTGATCGACTCGCGCTCGTTGAGCCTCGCCAGGCGCGAGGCCGACGTGGCCGTGCGCCTCGCCCGCCCGCGGGTGGGGGAGCTCGTCACCCGCCGCCTCGCCACCATGGCCTATGGCGTCTATGTGGCGCCCGGCGGCGACGCCGATGCCTGGGTTGGCTATGACGACTCCTTGGCCCACCTGCCGGAGGCGCAGTGGCTGGCCCGGATTGCGTCTGGCGGGCGCATCGCCCTGCGCACCAACGGGCCGGCGGCGCAACTCGCCGCCGTGCGCGCCGGCTTCGGAAAGGCCGTCCTGCCGCGCTGGTTCGCCGAGGAGGAGGGCGGCCTCATCGCCCTACCGCCGCCCGCCCCGCCGCCGGTACGCGAGGCGTGGCTGGTCGTCCACCGCGACCTCAAGGACGTGCCCCGCGTGCGTGCCCTGTTCGACCACGTGGCCGCGACGTTCGAGGCGGAAAGGGCGCGTCTGGAATAG
- a CDS encoding TIGR02206 family membrane protein, translating into MAHPSPAEGQSDPGLPSDSGERVTPRPFVLFGPAHLGAMAVTALTAAGLLWLVRHHPRAAPGVRYGLAGLLLTLTVGTVIGERLAGRSWGELAPFHLCDMAIFVGLFALVTRAPLACEVLYFWACAGTLLAIITPDVLVGFPHPYFLSYFTLHGMIVVAAVLLVWGLGRPPRSGAVWRVLLLTNAYAALVGTVNLVFRTNYLYLCAKPAGRTLLDWFGPWPVYILVSEVVALSLFTLLALPFRRGAQHS; encoded by the coding sequence ATTGCTCACCCTTCACCGGCTGAAGGACAATCGGACCCTGGACTTCCGTCGGATTCTGGAGAGCGCGTCACGCCACGACCTTTCGTCCTCTTCGGCCCCGCCCACCTGGGTGCGATGGCTGTCACGGCCCTCACCGCGGCGGGGCTGCTGTGGCTCGTCCGCCATCATCCGCGAGCGGCCCCGGGCGTGCGCTACGGGCTCGCGGGGCTGCTGCTGACGCTCACGGTGGGGACCGTCATCGGCGAGCGACTCGCCGGTAGGTCCTGGGGCGAGCTCGCTCCCTTCCACCTGTGCGACATGGCCATCTTCGTGGGCCTCTTCGCCCTCGTCACCCGCGCGCCGCTGGCGTGCGAAGTGCTCTACTTCTGGGCCTGCGCGGGAACCCTCCTCGCGATCATCACTCCGGACGTCCTGGTGGGATTTCCCCACCCCTACTTCCTCAGCTACTTCACCCTGCACGGAATGATCGTGGTGGCCGCCGTCCTCCTGGTGTGGGGACTGGGCCGGCCACCTCGCTCCGGTGCGGTGTGGCGGGTGCTCCTCCTCACCAACGCCTATGCCGCGCTGGTGGGGACGGTGAACCTCGTGTTCAGGACGAACTACCTCTACCTGTGCGCCAAACCGGCCGGCCGCACGCTGCTCGACTGGTTCGGTCCCTGGCCGGTGTACATCCTCGTCTCCGAGGTCGTGGCCCTGAGTCTCTTCACCCTGCTGGCCCTGCCCTTCCGCCGGGGGGCCCAGCACTCCTGA
- a CDS encoding GNAT family N-acetyltransferase — translation MRMMETHYRGYTLRRARFEELAALPEVEHLAAQQFLHSPYPFAAGLPTQSLEQVHEYHRHGGAWVAVTKEGHVAAFTVCKEVDGALFIAEADVHPAHARQGLGGALFRLLEQWARERGYPALLLTTFEDVPWNAPYYQRLGFRILRDEELGPGLRAIRADETELGLPPERRVCMRLALDTPLAPKSGSEAAKLSDDPCE, via the coding sequence ATGCGTATGATGGAGACCCACTACCGCGGCTACACCCTGAGACGCGCCAGGTTCGAGGAACTGGCGGCACTGCCGGAGGTCGAGCACCTCGCGGCGCAGCAGTTCCTCCACTCGCCATACCCCTTCGCGGCCGGGCTGCCGACGCAATCGCTCGAGCAGGTGCACGAGTACCATCGGCACGGAGGCGCGTGGGTGGCCGTGACAAAGGAAGGACACGTCGCGGCCTTCACCGTGTGCAAGGAGGTGGACGGCGCGCTCTTCATCGCCGAGGCGGACGTGCACCCGGCCCATGCGCGGCAGGGGCTGGGCGGGGCTCTCTTCAGGCTCCTGGAGCAGTGGGCTCGGGAGAGGGGATACCCGGCGCTGCTTCTCACCACCTTCGAGGATGTGCCGTGGAATGCGCCCTACTACCAGCGCCTGGGCTTTCGCATTCTCCGGGACGAGGAACTGGGACCCGGGCTGCGCGCCATCCGCGCAGACGAGACGGAACTCGGTCTCCCTCCCGAGCGCCGCGTCTGCATGAGACTCGCGCTCGATACGCCCCTCGCCCCGAAATCTGGAAGCGAAGCAGCGAAGCTGTCAGACGACCCGTGTGAGTAG
- a CDS encoding CocE/NonD family hydrolase yields MSWLRAIAVSVVLSLCIITSPASAAPSFRVIDITVRDGVTLKGNVFTPETPGKYPAIIFITSWALPTLEYYVQAQQFAAAGYVVVSYTPRGFYSSGGGIDTAGPKDIGDLTEVIDWTLANTPTDPAHIGAAGVSYGAGMALIGSAFDSRIRAVAAMSCWTDLTYSLFANQTRHLQSAGLLWLSAELTGQPSAELRQALSSFFANQDLDSVIAYAQVRSAATYLDRINANRPAILMGNAYGDSFFGPNQLTDFFTRLAGPKRLELRPGDHAIAELTGIFGIPNDAWTSTRRWFDHYLRGVDTGIASENPVQLQLRGQSTYESYPSWSAVSTSTARYNLSDVYWWSDEGDLLTGSQTGWSKTILAGDDTLANGGLVMLTNGVEAITGEPPTAWIPGVNRSKAAVWQSEWLTSPRRVRGAPHLSLTVTPGNSGQTTVIAYLYDTDWGGTGSLVTHVAVTLRDAVAGQPQAVDVDFPATAYDIPSGHRLSLVIDTVDALYADKAPDFSTVSFSSPGNNPSYVSLPLK; encoded by the coding sequence TTGTCCTGGTTACGTGCAATCGCCGTGTCCGTGGTTCTGTCGCTGTGCATCATCACCAGTCCCGCGTCCGCAGCTCCGTCCTTCCGCGTCATCGACATCACCGTGCGTGATGGAGTGACCCTGAAGGGCAACGTCTTCACTCCCGAGACGCCGGGGAAGTACCCGGCCATCATCTTCATCACCAGTTGGGCGCTGCCCACCTTGGAGTACTACGTGCAGGCACAGCAGTTCGCCGCCGCCGGGTACGTCGTGGTCTCGTACACCCCGCGAGGCTTCTATTCATCAGGGGGCGGCATCGACACGGCTGGGCCCAAGGACATTGGCGACCTGACCGAAGTCATCGATTGGACGCTGGCCAACACTCCCACGGATCCAGCCCACATCGGTGCGGCGGGCGTCTCCTATGGCGCGGGCATGGCGTTGATCGGCTCGGCCTTTGACTCGCGTATCCGCGCCGTGGCCGCGATGAGCTGCTGGACGGATCTGACGTACTCGTTGTTCGCGAACCAGACACGCCATCTGCAGAGCGCCGGGCTGCTGTGGCTCTCGGCGGAACTGACCGGGCAGCCCTCGGCGGAGCTGCGGCAGGCCCTCTCGAGCTTCTTCGCCAACCAGGACCTGGACAGCGTCATCGCCTACGCCCAGGTGCGCAGCGCCGCGACGTACCTGGATCGCATCAACGCGAACCGTCCCGCCATCCTCATGGGCAACGCCTACGGCGACAGCTTCTTCGGGCCGAATCAGCTCACCGACTTCTTCACCCGGCTGGCGGGGCCGAAGCGGCTCGAGCTCCGCCCGGGTGACCATGCCATCGCCGAGCTGACCGGCATCTTCGGCATTCCCAATGACGCCTGGACGAGCACGCGCCGTTGGTTCGACCACTACCTGCGCGGCGTGGACACGGGCATCGCCTCGGAGAACCCGGTACAGCTCCAGCTCCGGGGCCAGAGCACCTATGAGTCGTACCCGTCGTGGAGCGCCGTCTCGACGAGCACCGCGCGCTACAACCTGAGTGATGTGTACTGGTGGAGCGACGAGGGCGACCTCCTGACGGGCTCGCAGACGGGCTGGAGCAAGACGATCCTCGCGGGCGATGACACCCTCGCCAACGGAGGCCTGGTGATGCTGACGAACGGCGTGGAGGCCATCACGGGTGAGCCCCCCACGGCGTGGATTCCGGGGGTGAACCGGTCGAAGGCGGCCGTCTGGCAGTCGGAATGGTTGACGAGCCCGCGACGCGTGCGCGGAGCCCCGCACCTGAGCCTGACCGTCACTCCGGGCAACTCCGGACAGACCACGGTCATCGCCTACCTCTACGACACGGACTGGGGCGGGACGGGGAGCCTCGTCACGCACGTCGCGGTCACGCTCCGAGACGCCGTTGCTGGCCAGCCCCAGGCCGTGGACGTGGACTTCCCGGCGACGGCCTATGACATTCCCAGCGGCCATCGCCTCTCGCTCGTCATCGACACCGTCGATGCGCTCTACGCGGACAAGGCGCCTGACTTCTCCACGGTGAGCTTCTCCTCGCCAGGAAACAACCCGTCCTATGTGTCTCTGCCACTGAAATAA